The following are from one region of the Actinopolyspora halophila DSM 43834 genome:
- the yajC gene encoding preprotein translocase subunit YajC, producing the protein MEGLIFPILLVGIAAMLFFQMRKQRKAMSEQQKLQNSLTVGDRVMTTSGLYGTVVDTDDDSLDLEIADGVVTTWLRQAIREKVDSEADEDDSDEDSDDNSDDNSDDELADSGDEETADSTEKQKTS; encoded by the coding sequence ATGGAAGGCCTGATTTTTCCGATTCTGCTCGTCGGCATCGCCGCGATGCTGTTCTTCCAGATGCGCAAGCAGCGGAAGGCGATGAGCGAACAGCAGAAGCTGCAGAACTCGTTGACGGTCGGTGACCGTGTCATGACCACCTCGGGGCTTTACGGCACCGTTGTGGACACGGATGACGATTCCCTCGATCTCGAAATCGCCGATGGTGTCGTCACCACCTGGCTGCGTCAGGCGATCAGGGAGAAGGTCGATTCCGAGGCCGACGAGGACGACAGCGACGAAGACTCGGACGACAACTCGGACGACAACTCGGACGACGAGCTGGCCGACTCCGGTGACGAGGAGACGGCCGACAGCACCGAGAAGCAGAAGACCAGCTGA